One genomic segment of Nocardia spumae includes these proteins:
- a CDS encoding glutathionylspermidine synthase family protein, which translates to MRRMRNSQRAGWQQIIADQGLVFGSPGRDANGASRPYWDESVHYEFDLDEILALEAQVEVLHSMCLHAVEQIVLTERFADFGLPDWSWEPIKKSWQRSDPFVYGRFDLRYDGRGPAKLLEYNADTPTSLLEAAIVQWHWLTDVYPGDDQWNSLHEKLVERWGELLDQLPTNQLHFTWSSADGSGEDNVTTAYMQETAAEAGFDTIALPIEEIGFDTELERFVDLAEAPIGSIFKLYPWEWALDDDFGKRVVDSIPETAWVEPLWKTLLSNKALLAVLWEMYPGHPNLLPAYLDDPHELTEYIRKPKLGREGANMTIVGAGMETSTGGVYGEEGFVYQLLDPLPEFDGLRPVLGAWIVGDTSAGLGIRESPGLITDDGATFVPHRIPTT; encoded by the coding sequence ATGCGCCGGATGCGCAACTCGCAACGTGCCGGCTGGCAGCAGATCATCGCCGATCAGGGGCTGGTATTCGGTTCGCCCGGACGCGACGCCAACGGTGCCTCGCGACCGTATTGGGACGAGTCGGTGCACTACGAATTCGACCTCGACGAGATCCTGGCGCTGGAAGCACAGGTCGAGGTCCTGCATTCGATGTGCCTGCACGCGGTGGAACAGATCGTGCTCACCGAGCGGTTCGCCGATTTCGGCCTGCCCGACTGGAGCTGGGAGCCGATCAAGAAGTCGTGGCAGCGTAGCGACCCCTTCGTCTACGGCCGGTTCGATCTGCGCTACGACGGTCGCGGGCCGGCGAAACTGCTGGAGTACAACGCCGATACGCCGACCTCACTGCTGGAGGCGGCGATTGTGCAGTGGCACTGGCTGACCGACGTCTATCCGGGCGACGACCAGTGGAATTCGTTGCACGAGAAGCTGGTCGAACGCTGGGGTGAGCTGCTCGATCAGCTGCCGACCAATCAGCTCCACTTCACCTGGTCCTCGGCCGACGGTTCGGGTGAGGACAATGTCACCACCGCCTACATGCAGGAGACGGCGGCGGAAGCCGGTTTCGACACCATCGCCCTGCCGATCGAGGAGATCGGATTCGATACCGAGCTGGAGCGTTTCGTCGATCTGGCGGAAGCGCCGATCGGATCGATCTTCAAGCTGTATCCGTGGGAGTGGGCCCTCGACGACGATTTCGGTAAGCGTGTGGTCGATTCGATCCCCGAGACCGCATGGGTCGAACCCCTGTGGAAGACATTGCTTTCCAACAAGGCGCTGCTGGCGGTGCTGTGGGAGATGTATCCGGGGCACCCGAATCTGCTGCCCGCCTACCTCGACGATCCGCACGAGCTCACCGAATACATTCGCAAGCCGAAGCTGGGCCGTGAAGGCGCCAATATGACGATCGTCGGCGCCGGGATGGAAACCTCCACCGGCGGGGTGTACGGCGAGGAGGGGTTCGTCTACCAGCTCCTCGATCCCCTCCCCGAATTCGACGGTCTGCGCCCGGTGCTGGGCGCGTGGATCGTCGGCGACACGTCGGCGGGACTCGGCATCCGCGAATCGCCCGGCCTGATCACCGACGACGGCGCGACCTTCGTCCCGCACCGCATCCCGACCACGTAG